From the genome of Methanobacterium petrolearium, one region includes:
- a CDS encoding methanogenesis marker 8 protein — protein sequence MDEHVMEALGKSKVVIKGGKVVSVEKPLIDFCPLFQKYRGIEKFTPQIIQENMEFRIKDFGMCTKERKMEMGDFLSFGISETLGTLLDEKIIECAVIVCEGCGTVIVEDPERVQGIGGRISGIISTNPIEEIIYTLGEDTVLDPENAKIDQIQGVIKAINNGYKKIGVTISSAADAVKIKEIESQHEDVNIYIFTVHTTGISREDAEILFDHVDVITACASIHIRNIAEERDTFSVGASIPIYATSKNGEKFLKMRIEKIGGLKEKKDAKIPDPLI from the coding sequence TTGGATGAACATGTGATGGAGGCTTTAGGGAAGTCAAAAGTGGTTATTAAAGGGGGTAAGGTGGTTAGTGTTGAAAAACCACTGATTGATTTTTGTCCTCTCTTTCAAAAATACAGGGGAATTGAAAAATTCACCCCCCAGATCATTCAGGAGAACATGGAGTTTCGTATTAAGGACTTTGGCATGTGCACCAAAGAAAGAAAAATGGAAATGGGTGATTTCTTATCATTCGGAATATCTGAAACTTTAGGGACATTATTAGATGAAAAAATCATTGAATGTGCTGTTATTGTGTGTGAAGGATGTGGCACAGTAATTGTTGAAGATCCTGAACGGGTACAGGGGATCGGCGGCAGAATTTCTGGAATTATCAGCACCAACCCCATAGAAGAAATAATTTATACTTTGGGTGAGGACACAGTACTTGACCCAGAAAATGCAAAGATCGATCAAATTCAAGGTGTAATAAAGGCCATCAATAATGGTTACAAGAAAATCGGGGTGACTATTTCCTCGGCAGCTGATGCAGTTAAGATTAAAGAGATAGAAAGTCAGCATGAGGATGTTAATATCTATATATTTACAGTTCACACCACAGGCATTTCCCGAGAGGATGCAGAGATACTTTTTGACCATGTTGATGTGATAACTGCCTGTGCTTCTATTCATATAAGAAATATTGCAGAAGAAAGAGATACTTTTTCAGTGGGAGCTTCCATACCTATTTACGCCACCAGTAAAAATGGTGAAAAGTTTCTGAAAATGAGGATAGAAAAGATAGGGGGATTGAAAGAGAAAAAAGATGCAAAAATTCCTGATCCTCTTATTTAA
- a CDS encoding CBS domain-containing protein, with the protein MIKKLHAQDIMIQEVYVTSPDDLVAAAKLKMMRCNVGGLPVVDESELVGIITHRDILLAGGETLGLKVGDLMSKDPEVAEKSTPIMNITKIMAEKGYQRIPVVENGNLVGLITQSSLIRALAGLHD; encoded by the coding sequence ATGATAAAAAAATTGCATGCCCAAGATATCATGATCCAAGAAGTGTATGTGACCTCCCCTGATGACCTGGTGGCAGCAGCCAAGCTTAAGATGATGCGTTGCAATGTAGGAGGTTTGCCTGTGGTGGATGAAAGCGAGTTGGTTGGAATAATCACTCATCGTGACATTCTCCTAGCTGGTGGGGAAACTCTTGGTCTTAAAGTGGGTGATTTGATGAGTAAAGATCCTGAAGTAGCGGAGAAAAGCACCCCTATCATGAATATCACCAAGATCATGGCAGAAAAAGGTTATCAAAGGATCCCAGTAGTTGAGAATGGGAATTTAGTTGGTCTTATCACTCAGAGTTCTCTTATCCGTGCCCTTGCTGGTTTGCATGATTAG
- the thiC gene encoding phosphomethylpyrimidine synthase — MTQLYQAGKGQTTDEMRKIAENEGINVQKLTRRVAKGHVVIPANKNRNTKPCGIGRGLSTKINANLGSSPELEKVELEIEKAQIAVRYGADAVMDLSTGSNFREVRNGIIKSTNVPLGTVPIYQAGIIAAKKRGAVVNMEEDDMFQAIEEQAKEGVDFMTIHSGITLDTVQKVKNSERIMGVVSRGGAFLAAWILHNQEENPLYKNYDYLLEIAREHDVTISLGDGLRPGCLADASDIPQISELIILGDLVKRAKNAGVQVMVEGPGHVPLNQVEANMQIQKTVCKGAPFYVLGPIVTDLAPGYDHITSAIGGALAATAGADFLCYVTPAEHLSIPGLQEVKEGVIASKIAAQAADVAKGHKGAWTKELEMARARKEFDWEKQYQLAFDPDKPRKCRERRPTARNDMCTMCGEFCALRMVRDNM, encoded by the coding sequence GTGACTCAGTTGTACCAGGCTGGCAAAGGCCAGACCACAGACGAAATGCGAAAAATAGCCGAAAATGAAGGCATAAACGTTCAAAAACTCACACGTCGAGTTGCTAAAGGTCATGTGGTGATTCCCGCCAATAAAAACCGGAACACCAAACCCTGTGGCATAGGACGGGGACTCAGCACCAAGATCAACGCCAATTTGGGTTCTTCCCCTGAACTGGAAAAAGTGGAGTTGGAAATAGAAAAAGCACAAATAGCAGTACGATATGGTGCTGATGCAGTTATGGACCTTTCCACCGGTTCTAATTTCAGAGAAGTTCGAAATGGGATTATTAAATCTACCAATGTGCCATTAGGAACAGTACCCATATACCAAGCAGGGATCATTGCTGCGAAAAAGCGTGGTGCAGTAGTTAACATGGAAGAAGATGACATGTTCCAGGCTATTGAAGAACAGGCCAAGGAAGGTGTTGATTTTATGACGATCCACAGTGGAATTACTCTGGATACTGTCCAGAAAGTTAAAAACTCTGAAAGGATAATGGGTGTGGTAAGTAGGGGTGGTGCTTTCCTTGCTGCCTGGATACTCCACAACCAGGAAGAAAATCCATTATACAAAAATTATGACTACCTACTGGAAATCGCCAGGGAGCACGATGTAACCATTTCCCTGGGAGATGGTCTAAGACCAGGATGTTTGGCTGATGCTTCTGACATACCCCAGATAAGTGAGCTAATAATCCTGGGAGATCTGGTAAAAAGAGCTAAAAATGCGGGAGTGCAGGTTATGGTGGAAGGTCCTGGACATGTACCCCTAAACCAGGTTGAAGCCAACATGCAGATTCAAAAAACAGTGTGCAAAGGAGCACCATTCTATGTACTGGGACCTATAGTAACTGATCTGGCACCAGGATACGATCATATAACTTCGGCTATTGGTGGGGCATTAGCAGCAACAGCGGGAGCAGATTTCCTTTGTTACGTTACCCCTGCAGAACACCTATCCATACCAGGATTGCAGGAAGTTAAAGAAGGAGTAATCGCCTCAAAAATAGCTGCACAGGCAGCTGATGTTGCTAAAGGTCATAAAGGTGCTTGGACTAAAGAATTAGAAATGGCCAGAGCAAGAAAAGAATTTGACTGGGAAAAACAATACCAACTGGCATTTGATCCTGACAAACCTAGAAAATGTCGTGAAAGGAGACCAACAGCTCGGAATGACATGTGTACTATGTGCGGAGAATTTTGTGCCCTTAGGATGGTACGAGATAACATGTAA
- a CDS encoding glutaredoxin family protein produces the protein MPMQHVEGQKKGPVVLYALSTCGWCKKTRMLLEEIEAEYDYIYVDLLEGDERQEIIEQVKKWNPQLSFPTLVINNKECIVGFDEDKIRENLE, from the coding sequence ATGCCAATGCAACACGTTGAAGGTCAAAAAAAGGGTCCTGTGGTTCTTTATGCTTTAAGTACTTGCGGATGGTGTAAAAAAACCCGAATGCTTCTGGAGGAAATTGAGGCAGAGTATGATTACATCTATGTTGATCTTCTTGAGGGTGATGAAAGACAGGAGATAATTGAACAAGTGAAAAAATGGAATCCACAACTGTCCTTCCCGACCCTGGTGATAAATAACAAAGAGTGCATTGTGGGATTCGATGAAGATAAGATCAGGGAGAATCTGGAATGA
- a CDS encoding ferredoxin-thioredoxin reductase catalytic domain-containing protein → MTMSGVSKEEVNHFHEKLKQEAEAAGYHLNPDEAFTKELVESILINKNRYGYGACPCRLASGIKEEDLDLICPCDYRDPDLDEFGACYCGLYISGEVSRGEKELTSIPERRPGPEQRTKFDENSHKRTITDLPLPVWRCRVCGYLCAREDPPETCPICKVGKERFERFL, encoded by the coding sequence ATGACTATGTCTGGTGTTTCAAAAGAAGAAGTAAACCATTTTCACGAGAAGTTGAAGCAGGAAGCAGAAGCTGCTGGTTACCATCTTAATCCTGACGAAGCATTCACCAAAGAACTTGTGGAAAGCATCCTTATAAACAAAAATCGTTATGGGTACGGTGCTTGCCCTTGTCGTTTAGCCTCTGGCATTAAAGAGGAAGACTTAGATCTGATCTGTCCATGTGACTATCGTGACCCTGATCTGGACGAATTTGGAGCATGTTACTGTGGACTTTATATCTCTGGTGAAGTATCACGTGGTGAAAAAGAATTAACTTCCATACCTGAAAGAAGACCCGGACCAGAACAACGTACCAAATTTGATGAAAATTCTCATAAACGAACAATAACTGATCTTCCTCTGCCAGTGTGGAGGTGTAGGGTTTGTGGATATTTATGTGCCAGAGAAGATCCCCCTGAAACATGTCCCATCTGTAAAGTTGGGAAAGAACGATTTGAAAGATTTTTATAA
- a CDS encoding helix-turn-helix transcriptional regulator has product MDYMFELYEQVKDDMKFFIASDVRAKILISLRSGSKNLADLRKEIHLSSSTILHGMNQLEQKSFIFRDSGNYSLSQTGEVVANKLIDVMRSFYSLNLCEGLFLNHDISCIPPELFKDIGCLEKSFIVKSTSTNIMRPQEVLSEFLAKSKNFKQLTSVYNPSSVQIFLETLEKGGKVQLIMTEGIIDKLVETAGEEKLEKWIKDGSLQLMKIDEEVKISLTTGDNFIALGLFSTDGAYDLNISLISRGEEAISWGNRLFDYYFQIATPVMFEVREIQDEVMVRGK; this is encoded by the coding sequence ATGGATTATATGTTTGAATTGTATGAGCAAGTTAAGGATGATATGAAATTTTTTATAGCCTCTGATGTAAGGGCAAAGATATTGATTAGTTTAAGGAGTGGATCTAAGAATTTAGCTGATTTACGTAAGGAAATTCATCTTAGTTCATCTACTATTCTACACGGAATGAACCAATTGGAACAGAAAAGTTTTATTTTCCGGGACTCAGGAAATTACTCCCTATCTCAAACAGGCGAAGTTGTAGCCAACAAATTAATTGATGTAATGCGTTCCTTCTATTCCCTGAACCTCTGCGAGGGATTGTTCTTGAACCATGATATTAGTTGCATCCCTCCGGAACTGTTTAAGGATATTGGATGTCTGGAAAAATCATTTATTGTAAAATCTACCAGCACCAATATTATGAGGCCTCAAGAGGTTTTATCAGAATTTTTAGCCAAAAGTAAAAACTTTAAACAGCTCACTTCAGTATATAATCCATCTAGTGTTCAAATTTTCCTGGAAACCCTGGAAAAAGGGGGCAAAGTTCAGCTTATAATGACTGAAGGAATTATTGATAAACTGGTGGAAACTGCTGGAGAAGAGAAGCTGGAAAAATGGATCAAAGACGGAAGTTTACAGTTAATGAAAATAGATGAGGAAGTGAAGATATCATTAACCACCGGTGATAATTTCATTGCCCTGGGATTGTTTTCAACTGATGGAGCATATGACCTGAATATTTCTCTAATAAGCCGTGGTGAAGAAGCTATTTCATGGGGAAACAGATTATTTGATTATTACTTTCAAATAGCCACTCCTGTGATGTTCGAAGTCCGTGAGATTCAGGATGAAGTAATGGTCCGAGGAAAATAG